One stretch of Candidatus Bathyarchaeia archaeon DNA includes these proteins:
- a CDS encoding AbrB/MazE/SpoVT family DNA-binding domain-containing protein — MENIVKVTRRGQTTIPAEFRQKLGIKEGDQLVVEATDNGVLFTPIPKLEELAGVDSQYGTPEELKKALDKLREEY, encoded by the coding sequence ATGGAAAACATTGTTAAAGTTACACGAAGGGGGCAAACCACAATTCCGGCGGAATTCAGGCAAAAGCTCGGAATCAAAGAAGGTGACCAGTTGGTCGTTGAAGCTACAGATAACGGAGTCCTGTTTACGCCTATTCCTAAGCTGGAAGAGTTGGCTGGCGTTGACTCTCAATACGGGACTCCTGAAGAGCTAAAGAAGGCGTTAGATAAACTTAGGGAAGAGTACTAA
- the prf1 gene encoding peptide chain release factor aRF-1, with protein MNLGSDKVTRIYACQLATSNSVKQHKLRKTIAWLSDKEGLGKEFLSLYLPPTASITQTIATLKSQSKSDTRRNGEVWGRFQDSSKNLIRHLNLKKELPETGLAVFAGTFTVKGEGEVSTVEELVPPQPVAAYLLEVDNHFHLEPLREMLRNPQVVGLLAMDSKQASFGLLNGESLEFLKDITSGVSGKSGKGGQSQRRYERERDMELSHFFHRVAEHAAKAFLEDHEVTALIVGGPGTTKADFLKGDYLHYELQNALVNTVDIQSADRAGVREVFERSAELLKNLCTPEERMAVHRLLAELAKQTGLATYGLGSVLDALRNGEAEVALVTDSTGFVEVGVLCKKCGLSKTQIMDSQEKAQKVQEMLSGHCERCKAADFEVKEKDIVDVLEDAASQTDARVEVIATESDEKMQLTALGGIAALLRYRT; from the coding sequence GTGAATTTGGGTTCTGACAAAGTAACGCGCATCTACGCGTGTCAACTCGCTACCAGCAATTCTGTCAAGCAGCATAAACTCAGAAAAACGATTGCCTGGCTGTCAGACAAAGAAGGCTTAGGCAAAGAATTCCTGTCCCTCTACCTGCCCCCTACGGCATCAATCACACAAACAATAGCGACCCTTAAGAGCCAATCTAAGTCTGATACCCGCAGGAACGGGGAAGTTTGGGGTCGATTTCAAGATTCCTCAAAAAATTTGATTCGGCACTTAAACCTTAAGAAGGAGCTGCCTGAGACTGGTCTTGCAGTGTTTGCTGGAACTTTTACTGTAAAAGGCGAAGGTGAGGTTTCTACTGTTGAGGAATTAGTTCCGCCGCAACCTGTTGCCGCCTATCTTCTCGAAGTTGACAACCATTTCCATTTAGAACCGCTTAGGGAAATGCTGCGAAACCCCCAAGTTGTGGGGCTGCTCGCCATGGATTCAAAGCAGGCTAGCTTTGGTTTGCTCAACGGGGAAAGCCTCGAATTCCTCAAGGACATCACGTCAGGTGTTTCAGGTAAGTCAGGCAAAGGCGGGCAGAGCCAGAGACGCTACGAAAGAGAACGAGACATGGAGCTCTCGCACTTTTTCCACCGAGTTGCCGAGCACGCGGCTAAGGCGTTTCTTGAAGACCACGAGGTTACGGCTTTGATAGTTGGCGGACCAGGTACAACAAAAGCCGACTTCTTAAAGGGCGATTACCTCCACTATGAGTTACAAAACGCCCTCGTGAACACAGTGGACATCCAGTCCGCAGACCGGGCAGGCGTGAGGGAAGTGTTTGAGCGGTCAGCTGAGCTTTTAAAGAATCTGTGCACGCCTGAAGAGCGGATGGCTGTTCACCGACTTTTGGCGGAACTGGCTAAGCAGACGGGGTTGGCGACTTATGGGCTAGGTTCCGTTTTGGATGCACTTAGAAACGGTGAAGCCGAAGTGGCGCTGGTCACAGACAGCACAGGCTTTGTTGAGGTTGGGGTGTTGTGCAAGAAATGTGGGCTGTCAAAGACGCAGATAATGGATAGCCAAGAGAAAGCTCAAAAGGTACAGGAAATGTTGTCGGGTCACTGCGAAAGGTGCAAGGCTGCTGACTTTGAGGTGAAGGAGAAAGATATCGTGGATGTATTGGAGGATGCGGCTTCACAGACAGACGCACGGGTCGAAGTGATTGCTACGGAGTCAGATGAGAAAATGCAGCTCACAGCTTTGGGGGGCATTGCTGCCCTCTTACGATATAGAACTTAG
- a CDS encoding PIN domain-containing protein — MKEVLDTRFLFEYFYSSNLETKNKVTRKMNDMLSKNLGILPTMVLAEITKVTCERRGKDVAESRYHALVQSGLQIQDLTPQIAKHAGLLKNQHRSVPMGDCIIAATAIVNHARVLSDDPHFDNIKDAKRGWI, encoded by the coding sequence TTGAAGGAAGTTCTTGATACAAGATTCCTGTTTGAATACTTCTACTCCTCCAACCTCGAAACCAAAAACAAAGTAACCAGAAAAATGAACGATATGCTATCAAAAAACCTTGGTATATTACCTACAATGGTTCTGGCAGAAATCACCAAAGTCACCTGTGAAAGAAGAGGCAAAGACGTTGCCGAGAGCCGCTATCATGCCCTAGTCCAAAGCGGACTGCAAATCCAAGATTTGACGCCGCAAATTGCAAAACATGCAGGTCTGCTTAAAAACCAACACAGAAGCGTGCCCATGGGCGACTGCATCATAGCAGCAACAGCCATCGTAAATCACGCTCGGGTACTTTCAGACGACCCGCATTTTGACAACATAAAAGACGCCAAACGCGGCTGGATCTAA